A single window of Cydia strobilella chromosome 18, ilCydStro3.1, whole genome shotgun sequence DNA harbors:
- the LOC134749760 gene encoding leucine-rich repeat-containing protein 49 isoform X2 codes for MPITFSRGNVRKIAFRTRGRSAQSQSLDAGALRDPAAGGERLFLQIRPALADHRAPIHRSNTLLTGGDGITKEDGKDDSIDLQAVGEGKVQLSRTPQEKDRLPDRITLDRRGLSSIPHIVGEPGLRLLSLQHNLINSLSGLAPLDLGKLVFLDVYDNQIDKITSLERLFSLRVLLMGKNRIKRIEGLVNLVKLEVLDLHGNRISRVNGLSNLSELKVLNLAGNQIKCIGQTDLQGLVSLRELNLKRNRLRKLLGFQNTPQLQKLYLGNNDLQSVEDVSTLAETTTLIEVSLDGNPVALGGDCTPFLVSYLPNLLTLTNMHVTEQVRRAAMAWRSNKEAAHAAYCALGGSAQQAARRDQIINNARTNWELLRSENKCFNNVTSPTKNLDLEKEFVLEASAPIVPQNDGTRTLNMAALPYVVVLLQQGENEDSDSKNTNETNTKPTSDPPKSPSPMRKLQRSSTAKKAPEKRVNFSDRSASQDTDASHSTSTSSDLRLPPILLPIISSLENVRLADGTEPVLKRWESISSVDPVIDSSFSSLPTSSTDSDDDSNKRQIKRIPTAVRRRANFGTMRSKSVCDPESRRIKAKNMDMCENASNISCSTNVGSVQSSTSGSDQNSRFLRREGSVNSNRTVRSATIARRSERASSASGNRASTARAKSGKSLAKSSEPVPKQMPASKDREQGVDYLVEVGDGVVSAWGTGAVRRLARDWDWERARTVTRAAFHYVHFNAVAQSLPELKTKFPNVTYVSVRATGLQWLGQLHALAELRGLTGLTVLPEGNPIHAKIWREYAIYRLGHWGLKEINDEPVTEEEIKKANITYNGLSDIVLRALPDAPLQPLLARLGRSGNSTVSAKAWLRAADPALRDVIAKEALQFKKGHVSQEDMSWRVRGRGQLSHAIDLACGAAQRLRALELQWPVILVDMIEEALTDFSNMEAHVKEQMRMIMETL; via the exons ATGCCTATCACATTCAGTCGTGGAAAC GTAAGGAAGATAGCATTTCGCACCCGAGGGCGTTCAGCACAGTCTCAGTCCCTCGATGCTGGCGCGCTGCGAGACCCGGCAGCGGGCGGCGAACGCCTGTTCCTCCAAATACGACCAGCACTTGCAGACCATAGGGCGCCTATACACCGCTCCAACACTTTGCTTACAGG CGGCGATGGCATCACCAAAGAGGACGGCAAGGATGATTCGATCGATCTGCAAGCTGTTGGAGAAGGAAAGGTGCAGCTCTCACGGACGCCACAGGAAAAAGATAGACTGCCTGATAGAATAACTCTCGATAG acGGGGCTTATCATCTATTCCACATATAGTCGGCGAGCCGGGGCTAAGGCTTCTGTCTTTGCAGCACAATCTCATCAATAGCTTATCGGGTTTAGCTCCTTTAGATTTAGGAAAACTGGTGTTCCTTGACGTGTATGATAATCAGATCGACAAGATAACTTCCTTAGAAAGACTTTTTAGTTTAAGGGTTTTGCTGATGGGGAAAAACAG gaTAAAGAGGATAGAAGGTCTAGTTAATCTCGTAAAATTAGAAGTATTAGATTTACACGGAAATAGAATAAGTAGAGTAAATGGGCTATCGAACTTGTCCGAACTTAAGGTGCTCAATCTGGCCGGGAACCAAATAAAATGTATTGGACAGACTGATCTTCAGGGTTTAGTCTCTCTTCGAGAACTCAATTTGAAAAGGAATCGACTGAGAAAACTTTTAGGATTTCAGAACACGCCTCAACTGCAAAAGCTTTATCTTGGGAACAATGATTTACAAAG tgttGAAGACGTTTCAACATTAGCAGAAACGACGACTCTGATTGAAGTATCTTTAGATGGGAATCCAGTAGCTCTAGGAGGCGATTGCACACCCTTCCTCGTATCCTATCTTCCGAATCTTTTAACTTTAACCAACATGCACGTTACTGAGCAG GTACGGAGAGCAGCAATGGCTTGGAGAAGCAACAAGGAGGCTGCTCATGCTGCTTATTGCGCTCTCGGCGGCTCGGCCCAGCAGGCCGCGAGGCGTGATCAAATTATCAACAATGCACGAACTAACTGGGAACTGCTCAG GTCAGAAAATAAATGCTTTAACAATGTTACTAGTCCGACCAAAAATTTAGATTTAGAAAAAGAATTTGTACTAGAAGCATCAGCACCGATAGTTCCACAAAACGACGGTACACGAACCCTAAATATGGCGGCATTACCGTATGTTGTAGTGCTGTTGCAACAAGGAGAAAATGAGGACTCTGATTCTAAGAATACTAATGAAACAAATACGAAACCAACTTCTGATCCACCAAAATCACCATCGCCTATGCGCAAGCTACAAAGAAGTTCAACTGCAAAGAAAGCTCCTGAAAAACGTGTTAATTTCTCAGACAGAAGTGCCTCTCAAGACACTGATGCGTCTCATTCAACCTCAACTAGCAGTGACTTGAGGCTTCCACCAATACTCCTACCCATTATATCATCTTTAGAAAACGTAAGGCTTGCCGATGGGACAGAACCAGTTCTGAAAAGATGGGAAAGTATATCTAGTGTAGATCCCGTCATCGATTCTTCGTTTAGTTCACTACCTACATCATCTACAGATAGTGACGACGATAGTAATAAAAGACAAATCAAAAGAATTCCTACAGCGGTTCGACGGAGAGCAAATTTTGGTACTATGCGATCTAAATCTGTGTGTGACCCTGAAAGCCGGAGAATCAAAGCCAAAAATATGGACATGTGTGAAAATGCTAGTAACATTTCGTGCAGTACAAATGTCGGTTCAGTTCAATCTTCGACGTCAGGAAGTGATCAGAATAGTAGGTTTCTAAGGCGAGAGGGATCTGTAAATAGTAATAGAACAGTCAGAAGTGCAACGATAGCGAGGAGAAGTGAAAGAGCGTCATCTGCTTCGGGAAATCGGGCATCAACTGCTCGGGCAAAATCGGGAAAGAGTTTGGCCAAATCGTCGGAACCAGTGCCGAAGCAGATGCCAGCATCTAAAGATAGGGAACAAG GAGTGGATTACTTAGTGGAAGTGGGTGACGGAGTGGTGAGCGCCTGGGGTACTGGTGCAGTGCGTCGACTGGCGAGGGATTGGGACTGGGAGCGAGCGAGGACAGTGACTCGTGCCGCCTTCCATTACGTTCACTTCAACGCTGTAGCACAGTCTCTCCCGGAATTAAAAACGAA GTTCCCAAACGTAACATACGTTTCAGTCCGAGCGACAGGCCTGCAGTGGCTCGGCCAACTACATGCCTTAGCCGAGCTTCGGGGACTCACCGGGCTGACGGTGTTGCCAGAAGGCAACCCTATACACGCAAAAATATGGCGAGAGTACGCCATTTACAGGCTTGGCCATTGGGGATTGAAGGAAATCAACGATGAACCG GTGACAGAAGAAGAAATTAAGAAAGCCAACATAACATACAACGGTCTCAGTGACATAGTGTTGCGAGCACTACCTGATGCCCCTCTTCAGCCACTGTTAGCGCGTTTGGGAAGAAGTGGAAACAGCACAGTCAGTGCCAAGGCGTGGTTGAGGGCCGCGGACCCGGCCTTGCGAGATGTCATTGCTAAAGAGGCGCTGCAGTTTAAGAAAGGACATGTTTCACAG gaGGACATGAGTTGGCGCGTCCGCGGGCGGGGCCAGCTATCGCACGCCATAGACCTGGCTTgtggcgcggcgcagcgcttgcgcGCTTTAGAGCTACAATGGCCGGTCATCCTCGTCGATATGATCGAGGAGGCACTCACAGATTTCTCTAATATGGAAGCGCATGTTAAGGAACAGATGCGTATGATTATGGAAACATTGTGA
- the LOC134749760 gene encoding leucine-rich repeat-containing protein 49 isoform X1 → MPITFSRGNVRKIAFRTRGRSAQSQSLDAGALRDPAAGGERLFLQIRPALADHRAPIHRSNTLLTGGDGITKEDGKDDSIDLQAVGEGKVQLSRTPQEKDRLPDRITLDRRGLSSIPHIVGEPGLRLLSLQHNLINSLSGLAPLDLGKLVFLDVYDNQIDKITSLERLFSLRVLLMGKNRIKRIEGLVNLVKLEVLDLHGNRISRVNGLSNLSELKVLNLAGNQIKCIGQTDLQGLVSLRELNLKRNRLRKLLGFQNTPQLQKLYLGNNDLQSVEDVSTLAETTTLIEVSLDGNPVALGGDCTPFLVSYLPNLLTLTNMHVTEQVRRAAMAWRSNKEAAHAAYCALGGSAQQAARRDQIINNARTNWELLRSENKCFNNVTSPTKNLDLEKEFVLEASAPIVPQNDGTRTLNMAALPYVVVLLQQGENEDSDSKNTNETNTKPTSDPPKSPSPMRKLQRSSTAKKAPEKRVNFSDRSASQDTDASHSTSTSSDLRLPPILLPIISSLENVRLADGTEPVLKRWESISSVDPVIDSSFSSLPTSSTDSDDDSNKRQIKRIPTAVRRRANFGTMRSKSVCDPESRRIKAKNMDMCENASNISCSTNVGSVQSSTSGSDQNSRFLRREGSVNSNRTVRSATIARRSERASSASGNRASTARAKSGKSLAKSSEPVPKQMPASKDREQGVDYLVEVGDGVVSAWGTGAVRRLARDWDWERARTVTRAAFHYVHFNAVAQSLPELKTKFPNVTYVSVRATGLQWLGQLHALAELRGLTGLTVLPEGNPIHAKIWREYAIYRLGHWGLKEINDEPQVTEEEIKKANITYNGLSDIVLRALPDAPLQPLLARLGRSGNSTVSAKAWLRAADPALRDVIAKEALQFKKGHVSQEDMSWRVRGRGQLSHAIDLACGAAQRLRALELQWPVILVDMIEEALTDFSNMEAHVKEQMRMIMETL, encoded by the exons ATGCCTATCACATTCAGTCGTGGAAAC GTAAGGAAGATAGCATTTCGCACCCGAGGGCGTTCAGCACAGTCTCAGTCCCTCGATGCTGGCGCGCTGCGAGACCCGGCAGCGGGCGGCGAACGCCTGTTCCTCCAAATACGACCAGCACTTGCAGACCATAGGGCGCCTATACACCGCTCCAACACTTTGCTTACAGG CGGCGATGGCATCACCAAAGAGGACGGCAAGGATGATTCGATCGATCTGCAAGCTGTTGGAGAAGGAAAGGTGCAGCTCTCACGGACGCCACAGGAAAAAGATAGACTGCCTGATAGAATAACTCTCGATAG acGGGGCTTATCATCTATTCCACATATAGTCGGCGAGCCGGGGCTAAGGCTTCTGTCTTTGCAGCACAATCTCATCAATAGCTTATCGGGTTTAGCTCCTTTAGATTTAGGAAAACTGGTGTTCCTTGACGTGTATGATAATCAGATCGACAAGATAACTTCCTTAGAAAGACTTTTTAGTTTAAGGGTTTTGCTGATGGGGAAAAACAG gaTAAAGAGGATAGAAGGTCTAGTTAATCTCGTAAAATTAGAAGTATTAGATTTACACGGAAATAGAATAAGTAGAGTAAATGGGCTATCGAACTTGTCCGAACTTAAGGTGCTCAATCTGGCCGGGAACCAAATAAAATGTATTGGACAGACTGATCTTCAGGGTTTAGTCTCTCTTCGAGAACTCAATTTGAAAAGGAATCGACTGAGAAAACTTTTAGGATTTCAGAACACGCCTCAACTGCAAAAGCTTTATCTTGGGAACAATGATTTACAAAG tgttGAAGACGTTTCAACATTAGCAGAAACGACGACTCTGATTGAAGTATCTTTAGATGGGAATCCAGTAGCTCTAGGAGGCGATTGCACACCCTTCCTCGTATCCTATCTTCCGAATCTTTTAACTTTAACCAACATGCACGTTACTGAGCAG GTACGGAGAGCAGCAATGGCTTGGAGAAGCAACAAGGAGGCTGCTCATGCTGCTTATTGCGCTCTCGGCGGCTCGGCCCAGCAGGCCGCGAGGCGTGATCAAATTATCAACAATGCACGAACTAACTGGGAACTGCTCAG GTCAGAAAATAAATGCTTTAACAATGTTACTAGTCCGACCAAAAATTTAGATTTAGAAAAAGAATTTGTACTAGAAGCATCAGCACCGATAGTTCCACAAAACGACGGTACACGAACCCTAAATATGGCGGCATTACCGTATGTTGTAGTGCTGTTGCAACAAGGAGAAAATGAGGACTCTGATTCTAAGAATACTAATGAAACAAATACGAAACCAACTTCTGATCCACCAAAATCACCATCGCCTATGCGCAAGCTACAAAGAAGTTCAACTGCAAAGAAAGCTCCTGAAAAACGTGTTAATTTCTCAGACAGAAGTGCCTCTCAAGACACTGATGCGTCTCATTCAACCTCAACTAGCAGTGACTTGAGGCTTCCACCAATACTCCTACCCATTATATCATCTTTAGAAAACGTAAGGCTTGCCGATGGGACAGAACCAGTTCTGAAAAGATGGGAAAGTATATCTAGTGTAGATCCCGTCATCGATTCTTCGTTTAGTTCACTACCTACATCATCTACAGATAGTGACGACGATAGTAATAAAAGACAAATCAAAAGAATTCCTACAGCGGTTCGACGGAGAGCAAATTTTGGTACTATGCGATCTAAATCTGTGTGTGACCCTGAAAGCCGGAGAATCAAAGCCAAAAATATGGACATGTGTGAAAATGCTAGTAACATTTCGTGCAGTACAAATGTCGGTTCAGTTCAATCTTCGACGTCAGGAAGTGATCAGAATAGTAGGTTTCTAAGGCGAGAGGGATCTGTAAATAGTAATAGAACAGTCAGAAGTGCAACGATAGCGAGGAGAAGTGAAAGAGCGTCATCTGCTTCGGGAAATCGGGCATCAACTGCTCGGGCAAAATCGGGAAAGAGTTTGGCCAAATCGTCGGAACCAGTGCCGAAGCAGATGCCAGCATCTAAAGATAGGGAACAAG GAGTGGATTACTTAGTGGAAGTGGGTGACGGAGTGGTGAGCGCCTGGGGTACTGGTGCAGTGCGTCGACTGGCGAGGGATTGGGACTGGGAGCGAGCGAGGACAGTGACTCGTGCCGCCTTCCATTACGTTCACTTCAACGCTGTAGCACAGTCTCTCCCGGAATTAAAAACGAA GTTCCCAAACGTAACATACGTTTCAGTCCGAGCGACAGGCCTGCAGTGGCTCGGCCAACTACATGCCTTAGCCGAGCTTCGGGGACTCACCGGGCTGACGGTGTTGCCAGAAGGCAACCCTATACACGCAAAAATATGGCGAGAGTACGCCATTTACAGGCTTGGCCATTGGGGATTGAAGGAAATCAACGATGAACCG CAGGTGACAGAAGAAGAAATTAAGAAAGCCAACATAACATACAACGGTCTCAGTGACATAGTGTTGCGAGCACTACCTGATGCCCCTCTTCAGCCACTGTTAGCGCGTTTGGGAAGAAGTGGAAACAGCACAGTCAGTGCCAAGGCGTGGTTGAGGGCCGCGGACCCGGCCTTGCGAGATGTCATTGCTAAAGAGGCGCTGCAGTTTAAGAAAGGACATGTTTCACAG gaGGACATGAGTTGGCGCGTCCGCGGGCGGGGCCAGCTATCGCACGCCATAGACCTGGCTTgtggcgcggcgcagcgcttgcgcGCTTTAGAGCTACAATGGCCGGTCATCCTCGTCGATATGATCGAGGAGGCACTCACAGATTTCTCTAATATGGAAGCGCATGTTAAGGAACAGATGCGTATGATTATGGAAACATTGTGA
- the LOC134749772 gene encoding protein AATF has protein sequence MKPKSKKNVKPLLSDKIADALTIKPRADIEDDQVFGTKPHTVSRADLSSSESDEDAAISDFRKRNVNLLSEISKKYEGQVVTRKDLDKNTSESELESDSDGGDDGGFQSKLASLTSKFTQENSDNSDDEQRDTQNSKKTSDSDVSSGGESDDYSITQRQKGTDSDQSEEDDDDEDGEGYDISQMEEPVKEEFEHMKKQNVSEEAKKGTCVRNQLLVWEGLLEMRIHLQRCMSTANQMPFPEVHKDLRQNNEFAEACSTAVSNTASVLDKFLSLQNMLLKGFPETKALSTKKQAIDMVEKKESDEEIPSDTDNEEIPSDTEEEDNTPVEDKSPKKTSKEQPQKKRKLTDYESELATVHKVFKPFRDATIQKWNEKTRLATATNIKNTPSNTILQQISYILSDRSKLVKRTQLKRSEYDIVGYKKQPNVLENKEANGENPVTKDRKDDDEYITEIFDDSDFYHQLLRELIECKSADISDPVQLSRQWIALQQMRSKMKRKVDTKATKGRKIKYVVHNQLVNYMAPEKCTTWTDESTNELYSSLFGKMFEYNNVGLNANLENGLKIKD, from the exons atgaaGCCCAAGTCAAAGAAAAATGTGAAACCGTTGTTATCGGATAAAATTGCCGATGCATTGACGATAAAACCGCGTGCGGACATAGAAGACGACCAAGTTTTTGGAACAAAACCTCATACCGTTTCGCGAGCAGACTTGAGCTCATCTGAAAGCGACGAAGACGCCGCTATTAGTGACTTTCGGAAAAGGAATGTTAATTTACTAAGTGAGATAAGTAAAAAGTACGAAGGGCAAGTGGTAACCAGAAAAGATCTTGATAAAAATACCTCCGAAAGCGAGCTCGAGAGTGACTCTGACGGTGGCGACGATGGCGGATTTCAGTCAAAACTGGCGTCACTCACGAGTAAATTTACTCAAGAAAATTCCGATAATTCAGATGACGAACAGCGAGATAcccaaaatagtaaaaaaacatcaGATTCAGATGTAAGCTCAGGCGGTGAGAGTGACGACTATAGTATTACCCAGCGTCAGAAAGGCACAGACAGTGACCAGTCcgaagaagatgatgatgatgaagatggAGAAGGTTACGACATCAGTCAAATGGAGGAGCCAGTAAAAGAGGAGTTTGAGCATATGAAAAAACAGAATGTTTCCGAGGAGGCAAAAAAAGGCACTTGTGTGAGAAACCAGCTATTAGTTTGGGAAGGCTTGCTAGAAATGAGGATACACCTGCAACGGTGCATGAGCACAGCCAACCAGATGCCATTCCCAGAAGTTCATAAAGATTTGAGGCAAAATAATGAGTTTGCTGAGGCCTGCAGTACTGCAGTTAGCAATACTGCTAGTGTCTTagataa GTTCTTATCCCTACAAAACATGCTACTAAAGGGCTTTCCTGAAACTAAAGCTCTGTCCACGAAGAAACAGGCCATAGATATGGTTGAAAAGAAAGAAAGTGATGAGGAAATACCCAGCGACACTGACAATGAAGAAATACCATCAGACACTGAAGAAGAAGACAACACACCAGTTGAAGATAAATCTCCAAAGAAAACAAGCAAAGAACAGCCACAGAAAAAACGTAAACTAACTGACTATGAAAGCGAACTGGCCACAGTTCACAAAGTGTTCAAACCATTCAGAGATGCCACTATCCAAAAATGGAATGAAAAGACTCGTTTGGCTACTGCTACTAACATAAAAAACACACCATCAAACACTATCCTACAGCAAATATCTTATATCCTATCAGATAGAAGTAAATTAGTTAAACGCACACAGTTGAAGCGTTCAGAATATGATATAGTTGGATACAAAAAGCAGCCTAATGTTTTAGAAAATAAGGAAGCTAATGGAGAGAACCCAGTTACGAAGGACAGaaaagatgatgatgaatacataACTGAAATATTTGATGATAGTGACTTCTACCATCAGTTACTCCGAGAGCTTATTGAGTGTAAATCAGCGGACATATCGGACCCCGTCCAGTTGAGTCGACAGTGGATAGCTCTACAGCAGATGAGAAGCAAAATGAAACGGAAAGTTGATACAAAGGCTACAAAAGGACGGAAGATCAAGTATGTTGTACATAACCAACTGGTTAACTACATGGCACCGGAGAAATGTACCACATGGACAGATGAGAGCACCAATGAACTGTACAGCTCGCTGTTTGGGAAGATgtttgaatataataatgtaggATTGAATGCTAACTTAGAGAATGGATTGAAAATAAaagattaa
- the LOC134749763 gene encoding lanC-like protein 3: MVRYFPNTLKDYTEGAEVSITQENVRSQIDEHIATILKRLPPSPKHVDGGLYVGIAGVAYMFYHLSKNDKLAENRASYREKALEYLSVALQNPTMDKTSFLLGDAGTYALASVIKHSVSDQSYMDMINCYRQYYNSFLNPNFLKCGGDEFFVGRSGYLAGALWMASEMKTEVLTVEEMHEICKVIVESGREYADKHRSPCPLMYHYYATEYLGAAHGISFILQMLLTVPGYLESDAASAKDIKATIDFLVSIQSKDGNWPTCMEELEQNEHKLVHWCHGAPGVVYLMAKAFLAFKNQEYLNACIRAGENVWNRGLLMKGPGICHGVAGNGYVFLLLYRLTNDVKYLHRAKAFADFMNSDQFLSDARVPDNPETLYEGTAGTVCFLGDLLVPEKACFPFQDVFAIL; the protein is encoded by the coding sequence ATGGTCAGATACTTTCCAAATACGCTGAAAGACTATACAGAAGGAGCTGAAGTGTCTATTACCCAGGAGAATGTTCGTTCACAGATAGACGAGCATATCGCTACCATTTTGAAGAGACTACCGCCTTCGCCCAAGCATGTAGACGGAGGCCTTTACGTGGGTATCGCCGGCGTCGCCTACATGTTCTACCACTTATCCAAAAACGACAAGCTAGCCGAAAATAGGGCATCATATCGCGAGAAAGCCCTTGAATATTTAAGTGTTGCATTACAAAATCCCACTATGGATAAAACCTCTTTTCTACTTGGGGATGCAGGAACTTATGCTTTGGCCAGTGTGATCAAACATAGTGTAAGCGACCAATCCTACATGGACATGATCAACTGCTacagacaatattataactcATTCTTGAATCCAAATTTTTTGAAATGTGGTGGAGATGAATTCTTCGTTGGACGTTCGGGGTATCTGGCTGGGGCTTTGTGGATGGCCAGTGAAATGAAAACAGAAGTGTTGACTGTGGAAGAAATGCACGAAATTTGCAAGGTTATTGTGGAATCTGGCAGGGAGTATGCTGACAAACACAGGAGTCCATGTCCCTTGATGTATCATTACTACGCTACGGAGTACTTGGGTGCCGCTCATGGAATCAGTTTTATACTGCAGATGCTGCTGACTGTGCCGGGGTATCTGGAGAGTGATGCGGCATCAGCCAAAGACATTAAAGCTACAATAGATTTTTTGGTTTCTATTCAGTCTAAGGATGGCAACTGGCCGACTTGCATGGAGGAATTGGAACAAAACGAGCACAAGCTGGTGCACTGGTGCCACGGTGCTCCCGGGGTTGTCTACCTTATGGCTAAGGCATTCCTTGCGTTCAAGAACCAGGAGTATTTGAATGCTTGTATACGAGCTGGGGAAAACGTATGGAACAGAGGTTTGCTGATGAAAGGCCCTGGAATTTGCCACGGTGTCGCTGGCAATGGCTACGTTTTCCTGCTGTTGTACAGACTGacaaatgatgttaaatatttgCATAGAGCTAAGGCTTTTGCCGACTTTATGAATTCCGATCAGTTCCTGTCTGATGCCCGGGTCCCCGATAACCCGGAGACATTGTATGAAGGCACTGCTGGCACTGTTTGCTTTTTGGGTGACCTTCTAGTGCCAGAAAAAGCTTGTTTTCCTTTCCAAGACGTTTTTGCAATATTGTAA